The region TATCAGCCGCAGCTGCAAGTCTTCATCGCGTGCTCATTTCAACAGCCCTAATCTAGACAACCCCGCCCGGCGTGGAGACTGGTGCGGCACTGATCGACCGCTGATATCGAAATTGTTAAAGACCTTGTATCAACCCGAGCTTTCATGTGGCATCCTGGGAAAATTCTCAGGGCTTTGTGCATGAGGGCCCTCAGACTGATGGCCCAACATAGCAACTGGGAAAACAATAATGGACTATGAACACATTGATGTTAACCTTTACAAACACAACAGGAGATTAATGTCAGCTGTCTTACATAACCCCAATTTAGCCTTTGAATTTGCTACTTGGATCATGAACAGTTTTGAAGGTTCATTTAATTGGTAGACCTGGCCCTGATTTGTCACTGCTGGTGTCTTGCACGCGATCGTGAGATGTGTTTGGGCATGACCCAGCAGCCCCCATCTCCCACTCGACCGTCCAAATGGCTGGTATGCCAGGACGATTTTGGTTACATCATCACCTGAAGTGCATCTGCTTACTGAATTAAGATGTGAGGCGTGCCACGAGATGACTTTAGCATGTGCGGTTGCTGGAATTGATTTCACACTTTCAAAGATGAAGAGCCCTTGCTGCTGCATCTTGGGATTGCCCTCTTTTCCGTGTCTTTCTCATGCTGAACTGCACTGAGATCAGCGTGAATACACTGTGCCATGTCACTTCAGCCGTGGTGTCTCAAAACAATCCCGCCAACATTTGTGCCAGGACACAAACTTCAAGGGGCATGCATACGTCTAAGGGTACTGGAATAGCATAGAATTTTCCGCATATCGGTATGTCATTTGATCATGCGTTTTATTTATACACTGGCCTCTATTCTTTTGGGAAAACATAATTCACAGTTCAGATGAAGttttaaaaacatgatttttcAGAGAGATCATCATGCACGCTGTGGGACGTTATGAGACATGACTGACGACTCTAAATATTTCTGCCCATTCAGGGGGCAAACAGAAGAGAGGTGTGCTGGTGAGGCCAGTAATTTATAGTGGTTGAGAGCAGGGATCATGTTTCAGCTCCTGTGCTGTCCACAGATCTGTGGTAATGTGTCTTAAACGCAGTGTTACTTGATAGCCCAGGATCATCCGCAGCCTGACAGGCACCTCTACCCCTCCCGCACTCCACATAGGCACACCTGGTGTTATTCAGTACActtcaacacactcacacatacaagcacacgcacacatgaaaaggtagagagagagagagagagagaaagagagagagagcctctTGCCTTGCGGGGACACAAGCCAACTGCATTCATGTTTCTATTGTGACTACTATGACTGTTCTGAATGTAATAGGCAGCTAAATAGCTTCCATTCTCTGGTTACATTCTCACTGGGTTCGGGGCAAGACTAATGCTTTACAGATTGCTAGTAGAGTAGCACAGCTGGTGGAGGAATATGCCAGGACTAACAAGGGCGTGTGATAGTGGCTGGAAAACCCAGGTTTTTCCTCAACTTCTATCATTCTTGTGATTTCTCTCGCAGATAACAGAATGCATGGAatttatatacaaaataaactGCATGTATGTATAGTACACTATgcaatggtaaatggtctgcacttatatagcgcgctttttttaaccttagcggttccaaagcgctttacactggttctcattcacccattcacacacacacacacactcacacgccaaTGGTagaagagctgccatgcaaggcgctagatGCATGCAATGCTCAACAAAGCTCACCAGATTCATGGTCCCATATACAGTAGTCAGGTGAGTCCTCAAAGTAGACCAGATCATTCTTCGTGGGCTTCCTGAGCTTCCTGTGGGTGACGGTGAAGCCCGTCCCATAGCGGTTCATCACCACCTGGGTGGCGCTGTTGTACTTCTTGAGCAGGTAgtcacctgtctgtctgaagTCGCCCATGGCCAGCCAGCATGTCCGAATGTTGCAGGACCCACTCACACCATGGCATTTACATTCCAGAGTCATGAAACGTTTCACTGCCTGGATAATGGGGGAAAGAGAAAAATACTTGGGTTTAGGTGATCCATATTATGAGTAAGTCAGTTATCATGGCAGATTTTGCAGTTGGGTTTTCTTTGTGAACAGATGGCCTTAgattactgtttactgtaaGTCATACTCAAGCTATGTTAAAAGGCCCTACACCTAGATCTTATTAAAACGTCTAGGAAGGAAAGTTACATCTGAGCTGAGACATTTGTAAATCATAGCCATGGGTTTAAGAACAATAATGGAGGGAAATGGAAGTGGTACTTTATTGTCTGTTACAAGCCAGGCTGAGAATCTGAACAGGCACATGTTGGCTTTTGCACAGTTAGCTTTTGCAATCATCAGTctgtacaggtttttttttgtgtgactgTTGcatccaaaaatgcttgattttgctgtggttttttttcccaaaatttGTGATACAACTTGCAGaatttttgtgctgtttttttttctgcagaaaaCTACtagaattggcgaaattgcaattgcacagaattgttttgcacggtctttcgcagtgatgtttgttggtaaatgagaccttttagctgaaCTCATGTTCAACACATGAATtcaagagggctttggctgactgcgcgttgtgatgacgtcacgtgacatgtcttggcccaaatctgtgaaaatctgtcgtaaattttaaaaattgcaagttcctccaaatattgcggagtttgcctgattttgcattaatttttgCAACCGAAACATGAtgcgtataggaaaaggcatgtGCAGTCTTTACAGTGACAATTCGattcaatttgtttttatttatatagcactgtTAACAATCCATGTTGTAGCTTTAGATACcaagtagctttacagaaatctggatgtagatttagatccctaatgagcacaCCAGAGATGACATTGGCAAAAATCTCCCTGGGGAAACATGTGGAAGAATCCTCAAGATATCCTTTCTACAGTTATGTACTTTAAACTACTGAAAGAACGTTCAGCATGAGCATACTGTTAACTCTTAAAGAGCTGTGAAATAAGCATATggatttgttttgtgtgtgattaCATCAGCAGTTCTTAGATGAGATTATCTAGTGAAGCAAGGGTGAGACTTGAGCATGAATTGTATTTGGGTGGACAAATGAGAAACTTGCTGTTCTATGATCTTCctggaaaccccccccccccccccccccccaaaaaaaaaaaaaaaaaaacaacaaacaaaacactggtGACACCACCAGTAGGCACTGCTCGTATAAATAAAGCCATGAACAATTACCCTCCTTCCTGCACGATTGTTGTGCAGGTTCATGAGTGCTCGTgcatctctctccttcttctccttggCATCAACAAACGCCTGGGTGAACTTGATGGCATGGTCAACATGGTCACTACAGCCACCCCAATCAAAGGACCCTTTGGTATCATGTGATGAGCCCTTTTTTCCCGGGTCGCAGGAGCAAGAGTCCAGTTCGCCCTGACTGCAGGCTCTGGTCAGTGTGTGAACCATGCCTGCTGAGGAGATGGCATACACAAAGGCAGCCTCACGACTGCCTGAGCATACGCACAGATGAAATGTGAAATACAGAAGTGCAGGTAAGCGTGCACAAGAACTCAACACATAAAATGCAGAAAGCTCAAGGCACATTCAATCATCTGacaatttttttctgtgtttgacAAGCATAGAACCTACACCTTATGAGAACCTTATGATAGAACACTGTGATGTAGCCTTGCGATCGGTTTGTCTTCAAACATATCACTTTTTATCTTCTTCCTGTTTTAGGAGCAAAGATTGatctttgtgtgtatgtgagaggaGCGATTGAATAAGTAACATTAAAGTTTTGtgagtgcatgagagagagagagagagagagagagagagagagagagagagcgtaagAACAAAAGCCACCAATTCAGCAGAACAGCAGTGCAACAGGAACAGGGGTCATGAGCTTTAGTGTTTCATTTGGGAGCTTTGTCAGTATAAGGGAAGATCTGCACCACCAAATCCTTGCAATTGTCCTAAATTAGTGCACTGACATTGACATTAAGTAGATTCTCACAGTGCCATTGAGAAACCCTCCCTGTAATGCCCTATGATGGGTCTGTGGCCTTTCTGGGAGGTCTGAATACCAAAGCGAAAGATTAAAGATAGAGATTTAACTTAACTTTTATGTGTAGGGCCTGGGAGACTGGCCCTGAGTGTCTATGTGGATGTTCCCATTAATATGATTTCCACATGGCATGCACTGGGTATTTTTAATACACATTTTCGAAGAGCTGCACAGAAATTCACAAAACCTATGGATTCTGGAATAAACTTACACACGTTTATTTATGCATATGTACTTGACTAAGCACACTACCTTCATAAAGGGATGATTTACACCAACTTCAGGAGCAGAAGATTTATTAACTAAGGAGTGCTCCATGgagcaaacaaaagaaattTAATCTACTATATCAGGTGTTAGCATTTCTGTAATAGACCCATGACATGATTATGGATGAGGAATTTCACTGCGGGTGCAGACTCAGTGCAGTCCCGGGGGTATTATTTAGATCAACAGTTTAATTCAGTGTGTTTGGAAACTCTAGAAACAGTGTAGGACCCGTGTATGCATGTTGAATGGTCACTCGTACCACCAGCATAAGCATGCTGTACCCCACTGAATATTTTTTACAGTGAGCTTTGTagtctcaaaatattttcagctGGTGTTGTAGCAAAACTGATGGCAATGAAAAGAAACTGTTGTGTAcactagtttatttattttattgtaaatcaGGATATCGTATAGGGCCACATTGCAGCGTTAAACTGGTTAatcagaagaaaaacaaaacccaatCCTTTTAAATGATATAAACACAGTACGACTAAGTCAGTCGTCTTTTCAAAAGGTGACATTCAGTCACACAGACTATTTCTGAAATAGACGAACGGGTTAACTGTCCATTTCTACACTGAGCTCGCTTCTTTCTAAATAATGCTCATCATGTTAAACAAATACGgctatatttaaattttattttattttcaattcattTGAATTCTGGTATTAAAAAGCCTGCATACAGCCTACACCTTAATTATTATTGGGTAATATGATTCCtctatgtgttttgttttaaactaGAATTATTTCAGAATCACAGCGTACACATCACATAATAGCTTACATACATCAACTCCAAAGAAAAAGAGTATAGGGGAAAGACCTCATATTACAGAAATGCATTCAATAGGTTATCCTACATAGgttaccatacacacacacaaaaaaatcaataatcataaaaaatgtATGATAATGTATTAGTTCAATACAATTTCATAACCTTATCAGGTAGAAATGATCTCTTAGAAGTTGTTTTGTTGTAATTGATGTTAGTCATAATCAAGCAGCTTTAAAGGGAGTCATGAAGTAGCAATAAATAATGTAAGATTCGGTTTGGAGGAGGTTATTTCGACTTTATGCTAGTGGAACCACAGAAATATTAAATCTTATCGAATCACCAAGAGATGGAAAGCTTGAGAAAAACGCATcaatataaaatgatttttacaACGTTTCAATCAGAAATCAATGATACTTCTTTCCAGAAGAATAAACACAAGAAATGCACACAGTTGTTTCTGGTTCCAGTTCACATGGATTTTGAAGCTAATACATGAGTAAAGCTTGAGAAGCATCCTGTGTATTAATAGTCTAGCAAAGTAAATACATAGGTAGCCGAGGAAAATGTCGTTTCTTTCTGAGAATGCTATCGAGAAAACAGCTCTGATCTGATTTCTCTGTAGATGCCAAACTAATCCTGTGTCCAAGTCAGGGCGTGTTGATGGATTGGTTATGGATTTATGTGAAACAGGTCAAAACTGTaaagttcattttaaattaggctactagttgttgtttttaatgagCCAGCTGGAATTAAGTAGGTGAAACAATAGCTAATAACggttgatattattattattattattattattattattattattattatatttagagAACAGCTGTAAATAGCTTCAAACGGGTGGTACTGCAAATGTCTGAGTTACACACACAACAGAGTTTTGGTTTGgattgcatgtgtgtgagtgagagagagagagggaaagagagagggagagagagagagggaaagagagagggggagacagagaggggggaaagagagagagagagagagagaaagagagagagagagaaagagagagagagatagtgaaagagagagagagagagagagagaaagagagagagagagagaaagagagagagagagatagtgaaagagagagagatagagaaagagagagagatagagaaagagagagagagagaaagagagagagagagatagtgaaagagagagagagagatagagaaagagagagagagagagaaagagatagtgaaagagagagagagagaaagagatagtgaaagagagagagagagagagagagatagtgaaagagagagagagagagagagagatagagaaagagagagagagaaagagatagtgaaagagagagagagagagagagatagagagagagagtgaaagagagagagagagagagagagatagtgaaagagagagatagagagagagagagagatagtgaaagagagagagagagatagagagagagagagagatagtgaaagagagagagagagatagagagagagagagagagagtgaaagagagagagagagagagagagatagtgagagagagagagagatagtgagagagagagagagagagagatagagagagagagagagagagagagtgaaagagagagagagagagagagagatagtgagagagagagagagatagtgagagagagagagagagagagagagagagatagtgaaagagagagagagagagagagagagagagagagagagagagagagagagagtatactCACTGCGGTGCAGGAGTTTTCCGAATACACTATGGTCTCTGGCCACAGTGTTGCAGTTCCAGCGGTGGTGGCGGAACTGGTGCTGGCACTCGCTGATCCACTCGTTGACTCCACCGCTGATCGCCTGCATGACCCCGGGCTGCTGTCTGCACATCTGGCGCTGTTTACTCACCAGACCCGGGATGTTGTCGCACATCACCTGCGAGCCCAGCGTTCCCATGTACCTGGGAGCAAAATTCACATGATCAATTCATATCTTCCTGAATGCGACCCAAACTCCTTAATGCTGTATTGTAGTAAATAACTTGCTTTATTTTAGTAAATACGTGATCCTATATTGGCAAGtgataaccacacacacacacacacacacacacacacacacacacacgataataCTCTGTAATAAACTGTTGGAATGAAAATGCATTACTCTAAACCTAATCAGGTCCATTTATGTAGCTTGGGTCCACATTGGCATGTGAAAGACAGGTCGGAAAGATAAATGTAGTACCCCAGACGCAAGGAAAAAGTAGAGTTTTGTATGCAAACAGTAAAATGCACATAGTAAGAGTAATGAATTTTCCAGAGATACCCACCACCAGGATGAGTCGACCCTTGATGTGAACCAGCAGGTTGCCACAGATAAATATAAGCATATTCCACTTGGCAGAAAGTTCATATTACTAACTCCGGATTGGTGTGCTCATTCGTTCACACGCTCGCTTTCAGTTGAACAAAAAgatcaagaagaagaagaagaagaagaagaagcggtGATGTGTCAGAAGCGCGCTCGAGCTGCTCCACTAAGCACGCGCTTCACCCGCAAAACATCCTGAAAGCAGACATGTCCCGCGCAGAGACGCTGAAGTGACAGAGTTCAGGTTGCTGATGGTCCGCTATCAGGTCTGAGATTGCTTATAGAAGGGGTGGGCTCAGTGAGCTGTCTGGTATGAGGGGCAGAAATTGGAAGCGGTTTATCTGTTCAGGCGGgtcatttaaacacacacacacacacacacacacaagcatgcacGCGCGcacgctctgtctctctctctctctctcacacacacacacacacacacacacacatatttccaCCCCGAGGTGTGTAGAATGCGGTCTAAACGGGATTATGGCCGTGCAGATGATTTTAAGAAGTGGGCTGAATAAACTACTGGAGAACTAATGAGTTCTCTACACAGCACAAAACACTTCCAGTTTCAGCCAaccataccccccccccaaaaataaacacagaagaTGTTTGTGTCCTCACTGCTCCGAAATTTTAAAAGGGAGATGTGGTCTTTCTGTTGTTTTAGCTGGAAGAAAACACTGCGGCAATAAATAAAACGAATGATAAAAACCTACACTGTGACCGCACTGACACTTCTTCAATAACTGAACCATAAAAGAATGTATAGAGTCCACACATGGAATCTAAAGGAAATGTAAGGAGATGTAAATCACCTCCAAATTACTTGAGAGcatcactttatttaaatgtaaatcaccATCCTGATTTTTGTTGCTCTTTAGACTATTTGTCGTTTACAGTGCAGCGTGTATCCAGGATATCATCCCTAACTTTTTCAATTCTCAATTAAAA is a window of Ictalurus punctatus breed USDA103 chromosome 4, Coco_2.0, whole genome shotgun sequence DNA encoding:
- the wnt2 gene encoding protein Wnt-2, with amino-acid sequence MNFLPSGICLYLSVATCWFTSRVDSSWWYMGTLGSQVMCDNIPGLVSKQRQMCRQQPGVMQAISGGVNEWISECQHQFRHHRWNCNTVARDHSVFGKLLHRSSREAAFVYAISSAGMVHTLTRACSQGELDSCSCDPGKKGSSHDTKGSFDWGGCSDHVDHAIKFTQAFVDAKEKKERDARALMNLHNNRAGRRAVKRFMTLECKCHGVSGSCNIRTCWLAMGDFRQTGDYLLKKYNSATQVVMNRYGTGFTVTHRKLRKPTKNDLVYFEDSPDYCIWDHESGSVGTGGRVCNRTSHGADSCEVMCCGRGYDTSRVSRTTKCECKFQWCCAVHCRDCHEEVDVHTCKAQS